In the Pseudolabrys taiwanensis genome, one interval contains:
- a CDS encoding cytosine deaminase codes for MAPTRFADIAWPSARRYWIVNARVPACLLNDASAFTARDVEDQALADILIENGAFARIEPSSDTRDGLVIDIGGRQLWPTLIDIHTHLDKGHTVERGPNPDGTFLNARIATANDRPNWTMPDLRRRMRFGLRCAEAHGVSAIRTHIDTYPETIERSWPVVRELREEWAGRIALQAVSLCPVDLLTGDYGDRVARTVAQAQGLLGGVTRPAEGDHAATPANIAEQLDRLFTLAARHDIDVDLHVDETHDPLAASLPHIAQAALRHGYKGRVTCGHCCSLAQQSESDIDRTLDLVAEAELSIVTLPTVNLYLQDRTQGRTPRWRGVTVVHEMLKRGIRVAAAGDNCRDSFYAYGDHDVFDTFRQAVRILHLDHPLTIAPALVGANPSRIGKLEGHGSLAVGQPARFVVFNARSLNELVSRPHADRIVFRDGERLVTQVPDYDELIEQDEPAEAVRVA; via the coding sequence ATGGCGCCGACACGATTCGCTGACATCGCATGGCCGAGCGCCCGCCGCTATTGGATCGTCAATGCGCGCGTGCCGGCCTGTCTCCTGAACGACGCGAGCGCGTTCACGGCGCGCGATGTTGAAGACCAAGCGCTGGCCGACATCCTGATCGAGAACGGCGCCTTTGCCCGCATCGAGCCGTCGTCCGACACGCGTGACGGTCTCGTCATCGACATCGGCGGGCGCCAGCTCTGGCCGACCTTGATCGACATCCACACCCATCTCGACAAGGGGCACACGGTCGAGCGCGGTCCCAATCCCGACGGCACCTTCCTCAACGCGCGCATCGCGACCGCGAACGACCGTCCGAACTGGACCATGCCGGACTTGCGCCGCCGCATGCGTTTCGGCCTGCGTTGCGCCGAGGCGCATGGCGTCTCGGCGATCCGCACGCATATCGACACCTATCCGGAAACGATCGAACGAAGCTGGCCGGTCGTACGCGAGCTGCGCGAGGAGTGGGCCGGGCGTATCGCGCTACAGGCCGTCTCGCTCTGCCCGGTCGATCTCTTGACGGGCGACTACGGCGATCGGGTCGCCCGCACGGTCGCGCAAGCGCAAGGCCTGCTCGGCGGCGTGACGCGTCCGGCGGAGGGCGATCATGCGGCCACGCCCGCCAACATCGCCGAGCAGCTCGACCGCCTGTTCACGCTCGCCGCGCGCCACGATATCGACGTCGACCTGCACGTCGACGAGACCCACGATCCGCTCGCGGCCAGCTTGCCGCACATTGCGCAAGCGGCGTTGCGCCATGGCTACAAGGGGCGCGTGACCTGCGGCCATTGCTGCAGCCTCGCGCAGCAGTCGGAATCCGATATCGACCGCACGCTGGACCTTGTCGCCGAAGCCGAGCTGTCGATCGTCACGCTACCGACCGTCAATCTCTATCTGCAGGACCGCACGCAAGGGCGCACGCCGCGTTGGCGCGGCGTCACCGTCGTGCACGAAATGCTCAAACGTGGCATCCGCGTCGCCGCGGCGGGCGATAACTGCCGCGACAGCTTCTACGCCTATGGCGACCATGACGTGTTCGACACCTTCCGGCAGGCCGTGCGCATTCTGCATCTCGATCATCCACTGACCATCGCGCCGGCCCTGGTCGGTGCGAACCCGTCGCGGATCGGCAAACTGGAGGGCCATGGGTCTCTCGCGGTCGGCCAGCCCGCGCGCTTCGTCGTGTTCAATGCGCGCTCGCTCAACGAACTCGTCAGCCGTCCCCATGCCGACCGTATCGTGTTTCGCGACGGCGAGCGCCTGGTGACGCAAGTGCCCGACTATGACGAGTTGATCGAGCAAGACGAGCCGGCCGAAGCGGTCCGCGTCGCCTAG
- the ihpB gene encoding divalent metal ion exporter adaptor subunit IhpB — MTRIFHYTLAAIVFCGLIAGAYVVLPTSFGKAPSKTEEEHDEHGEQAAVMSEAKLTAAGIELEKAGPATLKQTIRLNGMLQANQEFVVQVTPRFPGIVREVHKHVGDNVQKNDLLAKIESNQSLTTYELRAPLAGTVIERHATLGEYASEQKPIFVVADLSTVWADFSIPRRELRRVKVGDTIIVDPEDGNEPVTSKVTYLSPVGTSDTQSGLARAVVSNTDSRLRPGLFVAGRLVLEQTPAAIAIRVGALQSMEGRNVVFVRNGEKFEPREVELGQRDSERAEVLFGLEEGDVYAAKNSFVIKAEIAKASAAHEH; from the coding sequence ATGACGCGGATTTTCCACTACACCCTGGCCGCCATCGTATTCTGCGGCCTGATCGCGGGAGCCTACGTGGTTCTTCCGACGTCGTTCGGCAAAGCGCCGTCGAAGACGGAAGAGGAGCATGACGAACACGGCGAGCAGGCCGCCGTCATGAGCGAGGCCAAGCTCACCGCCGCCGGCATCGAGCTCGAAAAGGCCGGCCCCGCGACGCTGAAGCAAACGATACGCCTCAACGGCATGTTGCAGGCGAACCAGGAGTTCGTAGTGCAGGTGACGCCGCGCTTTCCGGGCATCGTGCGCGAAGTCCACAAGCATGTCGGCGACAACGTTCAGAAGAACGACCTCCTGGCCAAGATCGAGAGCAATCAAAGCCTGACCACCTACGAGCTGCGCGCGCCTTTGGCCGGCACCGTCATCGAACGGCACGCGACGCTCGGGGAATATGCGTCGGAGCAGAAGCCGATCTTCGTCGTCGCCGACCTGTCGACCGTATGGGCGGACTTCTCGATCCCGCGCCGGGAACTCAGGCGCGTCAAAGTCGGCGACACCATCATCGTCGACCCGGAAGACGGCAACGAGCCCGTCACCTCCAAGGTGACGTATCTCTCTCCGGTCGGCACCAGCGACACGCAGAGCGGCCTCGCCCGCGCCGTGGTGAGCAACACCGACAGCCGCCTGCGGCCGGGTCTGTTCGTCGCCGGGCGCCTGGTCCTCGAACAAACCCCCGCGGCCATCGCCATCCGCGTCGGCGCCTTGCAGAGCATGGAAGGCCGCAACGTCGTCTTCGTGCGCAACGGCGAGAAGTTCGAGCCGCGCGAGGTCGAGCTCGGCCAGCGCGACAGCGAACGCGCCGAGGTGCTTTTCGGTTTGGAGGAGGGCGATGTCTACGCCGCCAAGAATAGCTTCGTGATCAAGGCCGAGATCGCCAAGGCCTCGGCCGCGCACGAGCACTAG
- a CDS encoding TolC family protein, with protein sequence MRLWRAALVACMVACVATPSWAQQGAHALTLQQALKRALAANPRLTAAERDLGIAEGRSLQARAIPNPELSAEGENAFGSGPYRGTQSLETTLQLSQLVELGGKRDARIAAGLAGVDAVAWQRRATRLEIMSETAVGFIQVLSEQRRIQILGDHVTALDRLQPLLQRRVEAGASSRPEVLRAQVAADLVRVEREKAKALLSTARRELAMLMGDNAPRFSSVSGNLGVIRRPPPFRTIVDAIENNPQLVRWTAVWAQRNAELLSARLKVVPDVRASVGWRRFRESSDNAMVFGLSMTLPLWDQNQGDILAAHESRDKVQAERAINKLALLSIAGRAYDTATSAVQEIELLRNTVLPNARDAARGLEEGYGQGRYTLLELLDVQAALTEAALREQDALRSFHIAVATIEGLVGRPFAMAQGGRR encoded by the coding sequence ATGAGGCTGTGGCGAGCCGCGCTCGTCGCGTGCATGGTCGCCTGCGTTGCGACGCCGTCATGGGCGCAGCAAGGCGCTCATGCGCTCACGTTGCAGCAGGCGCTCAAGCGCGCGCTCGCGGCCAATCCCCGGCTCACCGCGGCTGAACGCGATCTCGGCATCGCCGAGGGCCGCAGCCTGCAGGCCCGCGCCATCCCCAATCCGGAACTGTCGGCCGAGGGTGAGAACGCCTTCGGCTCCGGTCCCTATCGCGGCACACAGTCGCTCGAAACGACCTTGCAGTTGAGCCAGCTTGTCGAACTCGGCGGCAAACGCGACGCCCGCATCGCGGCAGGGCTCGCCGGGGTCGATGCCGTGGCCTGGCAACGTCGCGCAACGCGCCTCGAAATTATGTCGGAGACGGCCGTCGGCTTCATCCAGGTTTTGTCCGAGCAACGGCGCATCCAGATTCTCGGCGACCACGTCACGGCGCTCGACCGGCTGCAACCGTTGTTGCAGCGGCGCGTGGAAGCCGGCGCCTCGTCGCGGCCGGAAGTGCTTCGCGCTCAGGTCGCCGCCGATCTGGTGCGTGTCGAGCGCGAGAAGGCGAAAGCCTTGCTGTCGACGGCGCGGCGTGAGCTCGCGATGCTCATGGGCGACAACGCGCCCCGCTTCTCGTCGGTATCCGGCAATCTCGGCGTCATCCGGCGGCCGCCGCCGTTCCGTACGATCGTCGATGCCATCGAGAACAATCCGCAGCTCGTGCGTTGGACGGCCGTATGGGCTCAGCGCAATGCCGAGCTGCTGTCGGCACGGCTCAAGGTCGTGCCGGACGTGCGTGCCTCCGTCGGCTGGCGGCGCTTCCGTGAAAGCAGCGACAACGCGATGGTCTTCGGCCTGTCGATGACGCTGCCGCTCTGGGATCAGAACCAGGGCGACATCCTCGCCGCCCATGAATCGCGCGACAAGGTTCAGGCCGAGCGCGCGATCAACAAACTCGCGCTGCTGTCCATCGCCGGCCGCGCCTATGACACTGCCACCAGTGCCGTCCAGGAAATCGAACTGCTGCGCAACACCGTGCTGCCCAACGCACGCGACGCGGCGCGGGGCCTCGAGGAAGGCTACGGCCAAGGCCGCTACACCTTGCTCGAGCTGCTCGACGTTCAGGCCGCGCTGACCGAAGCCGCCCTACGCGAGCAGGATGCCCTGCGCAGTTTCCATATCGCTGTTGCCACCATCGAGGGCCTGGTTGGCCGGCCCTTCGCGATGGCACAAGGAGGAAGACGATGA
- a CDS encoding ABC transporter substrate-binding protein: MCTLQRISRLTIAGAALIGAALAPAVASAADKIVFLTSWFAQAEHGGFYQAKATGLYEKAGLDVTIKMGGPQVNAMQLLLAGETDVIMGYDIQVLNSIAKGLPVVTIGASFQKDLQGMMTHEDVKDLAGLKDKTILIATSARTTYWPWLKAKFGFTDAQVQPYTFNLQPFFVDKNVAQQSYPSSEPFQAMQKGVPANFFLFADYGYPPYGTTMVTTTKLTEEKPDVLKRFVRASMEGWKSYLNGDPAPANALIKADNPKMSDEQIAFGIKRMKELKVVDGGDAQSMGIGVMTDARWKATYDFMVAGGLIDKSVDYKKAYTTKFIDGMKIPMN; encoded by the coding sequence ATGTGCACCCTGCAACGGATTTCACGCCTGACCATCGCCGGCGCGGCGCTGATCGGCGCGGCACTCGCGCCGGCCGTGGCCAGCGCGGCCGACAAGATCGTGTTTCTGACGAGCTGGTTCGCTCAGGCGGAGCACGGCGGTTTCTACCAGGCGAAGGCGACCGGTCTCTACGAGAAGGCCGGTCTCGACGTCACCATCAAGATGGGTGGCCCGCAGGTCAACGCCATGCAGCTTCTGCTCGCCGGCGAGACCGACGTGATCATGGGCTACGACATTCAGGTCCTCAATTCGATCGCCAAGGGGCTGCCGGTCGTCACCATCGGCGCGTCTTTCCAGAAAGACCTGCAGGGAATGATGACGCACGAGGACGTCAAGGATCTCGCCGGCCTCAAGGACAAGACCATCCTGATCGCGACCTCGGCGCGCACCACCTATTGGCCGTGGCTGAAGGCGAAGTTCGGTTTCACCGACGCGCAGGTGCAGCCCTACACATTCAATCTGCAGCCGTTCTTCGTCGACAAGAACGTGGCGCAGCAGTCCTATCCCTCGTCGGAGCCGTTCCAGGCGATGCAGAAGGGCGTGCCGGCCAACTTCTTCCTGTTCGCCGACTATGGCTATCCGCCCTATGGCACCACGATGGTGACCACGACCAAGCTCACCGAAGAGAAGCCCGATGTGCTCAAGCGCTTCGTGCGGGCCTCTATGGAGGGCTGGAAGAGCTACCTCAACGGCGATCCGGCGCCGGCCAATGCGCTGATCAAGGCTGACAATCCGAAGATGAGCGACGAGCAGATCGCTTTCGGTATCAAGCGCATGAAGGAGCTCAAGGTGGTCGACGGCGGCGATGCGCAGAGCATGGGCATCGGCGTGATGACCGACGCGCGCTGGAAGGCGACCTACGACTTCATGGTCGCGGGCGGCCTCATCGACAAGAGCGTCGACTACAAGAAGGCCTACACGACCAAGTTTATCGACGGCATGAAGATCCCGATGAACTAA
- a CDS encoding creatininase family protein, translating to MSERAFFWGDLTSAEFRTLDKEKTIAILPVAAVEQHGPHLPVLTDTAIAEGMLGVLKRMLPPELSVLVLPTQAYGKSNEHLLSPGTVTLTAQTLIEVVTEIGASVARAGLRKLVLMNSHGGNSEVLGIVARELRVKHGMLCVPTHWRRFGLPSGMYTPLEDKYGIHAGDIETSLMLHFRADLVRQDKVKNFVSSGIAMENEFTHLRPGGQHPFGWIAQDLNPDGAVGDATLATADKGLKTAEHQVEGFIALLRDMTSFSLDRLHGADTIR from the coding sequence TTGAGCGAACGAGCCTTCTTCTGGGGAGATCTCACGAGCGCGGAGTTCCGCACGCTCGATAAAGAGAAAACCATCGCCATCCTGCCGGTCGCCGCGGTCGAGCAGCACGGGCCGCATCTGCCGGTGCTCACCGATACCGCTATCGCCGAGGGCATGCTGGGCGTGCTCAAGCGCATGCTCCCACCCGAATTGTCGGTGCTGGTGCTGCCGACGCAGGCCTACGGCAAGTCCAACGAGCATCTCCTTTCGCCCGGAACCGTGACGCTGACGGCGCAGACGCTGATCGAGGTCGTCACCGAGATTGGCGCCAGCGTCGCGCGCGCCGGCTTGCGCAAGCTGGTGCTCATGAATTCGCACGGCGGCAACAGCGAGGTGCTCGGCATCGTCGCACGCGAACTGCGCGTCAAGCACGGCATGTTGTGCGTGCCGACGCATTGGCGTCGCTTCGGCCTGCCGTCCGGCATGTATACGCCGCTCGAAGACAAATACGGCATTCACGCCGGCGACATCGAGACCTCGCTGATGCTCCACTTCCGCGCCGATCTGGTACGGCAGGACAAGGTGAAGAACTTCGTCTCCAGCGGCATCGCCATGGAGAACGAGTTCACGCATCTGCGGCCCGGCGGCCAACACCCGTTCGGCTGGATCGCGCAGGACCTCAACCCGGACGGCGCCGTTGGCGATGCGACCCTCGCCACCGCCGACAAGGGCCTCAAGACAGCCGAACATCAGGTCGAGGGCTTCATCGCGCTGCTGCGCGACATGACCTCCTTCTCACTGGATCGATTGCATGGCGCCGACACGATTCGCTGA
- a CDS encoding LysR family transcriptional regulator has protein sequence MLHARILVYLDEVARLGSIRRAATRLNVASSAINRQILALETQLGAPIFERMPRRLRLTATGEVLIAHVRETLKSHQRVTAQIEALKGLKRGEVTIATMNGIAAGPLPSFIDSIMASHPRVHIRVKVVPLDLIPNAVLTGDADIALGYNYPITPGLRVVASHDIHLGAVVAPNHPLTQRRPAWLADCLEYPLVIGDRSMTIRPIVDMAFTRAGLPLHPTIETNSIEFMSRIARAGRAVSFLNPVDVDVHTARGELVFIPFHDLNVEPVTMKLAVRARGTLDAFPSVLVEELRQAMPMLRRVRRDDE, from the coding sequence ATGCTTCATGCCCGCATTTTGGTCTATCTCGACGAGGTCGCCCGGCTCGGCTCGATCCGCCGGGCGGCGACGCGCCTGAACGTCGCCTCCTCCGCCATCAACCGGCAGATCCTGGCGCTCGAGACTCAGCTCGGCGCGCCCATCTTCGAGCGGATGCCGCGGCGCTTGCGGCTCACGGCGACCGGCGAAGTGCTGATCGCGCATGTGCGTGAAACGCTGAAATCGCATCAGCGCGTGACCGCGCAGATCGAAGCGCTGAAGGGCCTCAAGCGTGGCGAAGTCACCATCGCCACCATGAACGGCATCGCCGCGGGACCACTGCCGAGCTTCATCGACAGCATCATGGCGAGCCATCCGCGCGTGCATATCCGGGTCAAAGTGGTGCCGCTCGACCTGATTCCAAATGCCGTGCTCACCGGCGACGCCGATATCGCGCTGGGCTACAATTATCCGATCACGCCGGGCCTGCGCGTGGTCGCGAGCCACGATATCCATCTTGGCGCCGTGGTCGCGCCGAACCATCCGCTCACCCAGCGGCGGCCGGCCTGGCTCGCGGATTGCCTGGAGTATCCTTTGGTCATCGGCGACCGCAGCATGACCATCCGGCCGATCGTCGACATGGCGTTCACCCGCGCCGGACTACCTTTGCACCCGACGATCGAGACCAATTCCATCGAATTCATGAGCCGCATCGCGCGCGCCGGCCGCGCCGTCAGCTTTCTCAACCCGGTCGACGTGGACGTCCATACCGCGCGCGGCGAACTGGTTTTCATCCCGTTCCACGATCTCAATGTCGAGCCGGTGACCATGAAGCTCGCGGTACGCGCACGTGGCACGCTTGATGCATTTCCCAGCGTTTTGGTCGAAGAATTGCGCCAGGCCATGCCGATGCTGCGGCGGGTCCGGCGCGATGACGAATAG
- a CDS encoding ABC transporter permease codes for MPPSRHSQALTNILPPLVVGAMVLVFWEAACRLFAVPAYLLPAPSAIAQAIVSDTPTLMRALWSTLKVALIALGLATAIGCTLAFLFVQNKMIERSFFPYAVIMQVTPIVAIAPLIIILVKNTQLALIICATIIAVFPIISNTTIGLRSIDAGHQNLFAINHATRLQSLIYLRIPSALPFFFAGLRIASGLALIGAVVAEFVAGTGGRSAGLAYEILQSGFQLDIPRMFAALFLITVTGILLFLAMAGLSKLALGRWHDSETEQEA; via the coding sequence ATGCCGCCCAGCCGACACAGCCAAGCGTTGACGAATATTCTGCCGCCGCTGGTTGTCGGCGCGATGGTCCTGGTGTTCTGGGAAGCGGCGTGCCGGCTGTTCGCCGTTCCGGCCTATCTCCTGCCGGCACCATCGGCTATCGCGCAGGCCATCGTTTCCGACACGCCGACGCTGATGCGCGCCCTGTGGAGCACATTGAAGGTCGCGTTGATTGCGCTCGGCCTCGCCACCGCAATCGGCTGCACGCTCGCCTTCCTGTTCGTGCAGAACAAGATGATCGAGCGCAGCTTCTTTCCTTACGCGGTAATCATGCAGGTGACGCCGATCGTCGCGATCGCGCCCCTGATCATCATCCTGGTCAAGAACACGCAGCTCGCGCTCATCATCTGCGCGACGATCATTGCCGTGTTTCCGATCATCTCCAATACGACCATCGGCCTGCGCAGCATCGATGCCGGCCACCAGAACCTGTTCGCGATCAACCATGCCACGCGCTTGCAGAGCCTGATCTACCTGCGCATTCCGAGCGCATTGCCCTTCTTCTTCGCCGGTCTGCGTATTGCCTCGGGTCTGGCGCTGATCGGCGCCGTGGTGGCCGAGTTCGTCGCCGGCACCGGCGGCCGCAGCGCCGGGCTCGCCTACGAAATCCTGCAATCGGGCTTCCAGCTCGACATTCCGCGCATGTTCGCCGCGCTGTTCCTGATCACCGTCACCGGCATCCTCCTGTTCCTGGCCATGGCCGGCCTGTCGAAGCTCGCGCTCGGGCGCTGGCATGACAGCGAAACCGAGCAGGAAGCCTGA
- a CDS encoding NAD(P)H-dependent oxidoreductase produces the protein MRILYLYCHPLPESFHAGIRAKALAALKEAGHEVDLLDLYAEKFDPVLTEDGRRHYHDPDRNQNGLESYVARLTAADTLVVQFPTWCFGPPAMLKGFFDRMFMPGVAFDISDPAAVKPMLKNIKRIVGIVTYGRPRYMALWMGDPPRKIVRRYIRWFTGGKARTEYHALYHLNVATDGQRAAFMNKVTHALRTLA, from the coding sequence ATGCGCATCCTCTATCTCTACTGCCATCCGCTGCCCGAGAGCTTCCACGCGGGCATTCGCGCCAAGGCGCTGGCGGCGCTGAAAGAGGCCGGCCACGAGGTCGACCTGCTCGATCTCTATGCCGAGAAGTTCGATCCGGTTCTCACCGAAGATGGCCGGCGCCATTATCACGACCCGGACCGCAATCAGAACGGCCTCGAATCTTACGTGGCGCGTCTGACCGCCGCCGACACGCTGGTGGTGCAGTTCCCGACCTGGTGCTTCGGCCCGCCGGCCATGCTCAAAGGTTTCTTCGACCGCATGTTCATGCCCGGCGTCGCCTTCGACATCAGCGACCCGGCCGCGGTCAAGCCGATGCTCAAGAACATCAAGCGCATCGTCGGCATCGTCACGTACGGCCGTCCACGCTATATGGCGTTGTGGATGGGCGATCCGCCGCGCAAGATCGTGCGGCGCTACATCCGCTGGTTCACCGGCGGCAAAGCACGGACCGAGTACCACGCGCTCTATCATCTCAACGTGGCGACCGACGGCCAGCGCGCGGCCTTCATGAATAAAGTAACACACGCCCTGCGGACGCTCGCCTAA